The genomic interval CGATATCGATCGTGATGCCACGACCGTCGCGAGGATGAAGCGCCCGCAGTTTCTCGTTACCGTCGTCTTGCAGATCGACGGCGTGCGGTTCGCAGTCGAACAGGTTCCCAACGATCCAGCGCACCACCACGCGCGCACTGATAAAGCGTTTGCGCAACGCGGCGTTCGGGTGCAGCCGCGCGCGCTCGCGTTCGCCCTTCGACAACCAGGTATCGCCTTCCTGCACCGGCACCGGCAGCCATTCGCAGCGGAACCGCCAAAGATGCAACTCACCTGCGCGCGGCGCGGCGACGTGGTACGGATAGCTGCGCGTCAGCGGATGACACAGGAATGCGGGCGATGCCGCGGTGAAGGGTGCAATGCTGGCGGCCTGCACGGCAGCTTCGCCGGCCCCGCGCTCAACGACGATTTCGCGTGACTCGCGGCTGTCGCGCTCGCGCGAAGCCGCTGGGCAAGCCTGGTTCAGTTCCAATGACATAGGCCTGCTTCCTCAATGCATGTAGGTGACGCGCCGTGCTTGCACGTCGAGTTCCACGCCGGCGTCGAGCAGATCGATGGCGAACCAGCGAAGCAGCTTCAGGACGCCGCTCACCGCGGGCGCGGGCAGCCATTCGTTCAACATGCGCAACGCCGCGCCGCTATGCGTTTTTTGCAGCAACGCGATGGTCTGCAGGATCACGGCTTCGTCCTTGCCGAGGTCGCTCGCGCAGCGGCAGCGCATATCGAGCGGACGATACGACACGTGCATCAGCGAGCGCATCAGCAGATCGAAGTGTTCGATGCCGTCCTGCCGCAAACCGACGCCGCTGAGAATGTCGCGCCAGTGCACGCCGCCGCGCGCCGTTTCACAAGCGGGCCGCAGCCATGTGCGGACGGCGCTCAGGACGGTGCGGTCGGGCGCATCGGCGGTGTCGGCCGGATGATCGTCGATCAGCTCCGGACGGCTGCTGTGTTGAGAGCGAAAGTTCATCGATGCTCCTGAATGGACACGGTCCATGAATCGCGCCGGCCGGATGGGACGGGTGCCGCGTCGCAGGCCAGCGCTTGTCGCGTGCGACGGATGGGCGGTGACGCAGCGCCTGCGTCGGGTGCTTATACGTTTGTCGCCGTTGCGGCGCTTGCTTCAGTTTTGAGCCGGTTGCGTCGGTTGCCATTCGCGCACGTGTGCGCTGCGCGCTGGACGCGTCGGCGCTTGCCCCGGTGTTTTCGGCGTGCCGACAAAGATGAAGCCGAGCAGACGCTCGTTCGGGGCGAAGCCGAGCGCGTCGTGCAG from Paraburkholderia phytofirmans PsJN carries:
- a CDS encoding 4'-phosphopantetheinyl transferase family protein, which produces MSLELNQACPAASRERDSRESREIVVERGAGEAAVQAASIAPFTAASPAFLCHPLTRSYPYHVAAPRAGELHLWRFRCEWLPVPVQEGDTWLSKGERERARLHPNAALRKRFISARVVVRWIVGNLFDCEPHAVDLQDDGNEKLRALHPRDGRGITIDIAYGGIWIVIGVASATLGLSVVVPSPGVAPDETPEASRRRARYGSLCNALRYAPADIDIELLFSHTATGAFDFAEHGRWHVLDVPMAGKIHAAVALAQPAWQPLTHVHTFGWPKALAFGQANA